GCTGTACGGGTGGACGCCGAAGGCTCCATCCGGGCGTTGGCCGCCGAGCAGCGCCGTCACCTTGGGCCCGGCGAGGATCCCGTCGTCCGGGTCGGCTCGTCCGCCGAGGAGGTCGCGGCGCGTAAGAGAGCGAATGGCCGGTTCCTCGGACTCGAGCAGCCAGGCGATGGCGCGGCGCGTCGCCTCGTCCCAGTCTCCATCGGCCACGTCGGCGCGCCCGTGCTCGGGCCGATTGTGGCAGGCGGCCGCCTGCCACCGCCTCGAGGCGCCAAGGAAAACATGACTCGACGGCGGCGCAGCCGGGTACATGGGCGCTGGATGCACAGGCCGCCTGTCTCACGGGAGGACGGAACATGACGGACATCTGGAGCTACGAGGAAGATCTCGTCGACGTCGTTCAGAGCATCTCCGGCTTCGACGTCGAAGCACGGGATGGGAGGATCGGCACGATCGATGACGCCACCCTCGACGTGGGTTCGAGCTACATCGTCGTCGACACCGGCCCGTGGATCTTCGGCAAGAAGGTCCTGCTCCCTGCCGGCCTGATCGAAGCGATCGACCTCGACGAGGAGATCGTCTACGTCGACAGGACGAAGGAGGAGATCAAGAAGGCACCCGAGCTGCCTGAGGGCTCATTCCGGGACGATGCGTACCGAGTGGACATCGCCACCTACTACGCGTCCGGACCGCTCACGTTCTGACCGGACATCTGATGAGCCGACGACGGCGGTCCCTTCGTGGGGCCGCCGTCGCTGTGTCACGCCTGCGACGGGAGGGTAGATAGCCGTCATGGAGCGCACGACACCCATCGGACGTGACCTCGAGGCGATCACGATCCTCGCCCCGCCGGGGCGCGCCCTCGACCGCATCGATGGAGTGCGCTGGGCCGACCTCGACGAGTTCGGCCACTTCCGTGTGGCTACGTCAGACGTCGACGACAGCAGGCTGCAGTTCACCGTGGCTGCATCGGATCCCGGGCTGGACCCCGCCAGCGACACTGCCTTGTGCCGCAGCGGCTGGGTAACGGCAACCCCGCTCTCGTCCGTGGAGCCGGCCCCGTTCCCCGGCGAACGCGTCGAAGAGCTCTTCCGGATGCGGCCTGGCTGAGGGGGGTTTTGTTTCTTCGATTCGGGGTAGACCGGGGCGTGCCGACGCCGCAATGCATGAAAGGCACCAGGGAGAATGACTCGCCTCGGGCTCTCCGTCGAGAGGGCGGCCCTTCCGACTCTCCACTTCGAGACTTCGCACCTCCGCAGGTTGTCCGGTCGTCACGGGCTGTACGAGCACGCCGAGCACGATGTGCCGAGGCGCGCCCACGGATACACGACGGACGACAACGCGCGGGCTCTCGTTGTGCTCTCCCATGCGGCACTGCGGCACGACAACGGCGCCCGGTACCTGCTGCCTCGCTGCGCCGCCTACGTCATGCAGGCCCGGGTTCGGCGCGGCTGGCTGAACCGGAAGGCGGATTCCGGCCGCTGGGCAGGCGATCGAGGTCCCGACGACACCCACGGACGGGCATTGTGGGGACTTGGAGCCCTCGTGGCGGCCGGGGTGCTCGTCGACGAGGCAGCGGCCGTGTTCGCCAACGGCTGCGATCTCGACTCCCCTCATCCGCGGGCGAACGCCTACGCGGCGCTCGGAGCCGTCGCGGTGCTGCCAACCGGCCTCCCGTGCGCTGAGCGGATGCTGGAGTCAGCGGTTCGGTGTATTCCTCGCTTCGGTTCGGACCGGGCGTGGCCGTGGCCGGAGCCGCACCTCACGTATGCCAACGCCAGGCTGCCGGAGGCTCTCATCGCGGCAGGATCCGCCATCGAGGACGCCGGCCTCGTCGAGCAGGGTATCGTGCTCCTCGAGTGGCTCAGCTCCGTCGAGTCGGGTGCAGCCGGCTTCAGCTTCACGCCCGTCGGCGGCCGCGGTCCCGGAGATGGCACCCCGGGTTTCGATCAACAGCCGATCGAGGCGTGGGCCATGGCAGATGCATGCTTGCGGGCATACCGTGTCACGAGATCGGCGGTGTGGCTCGACCGCGCCGAGCAGGCGGCGATGTGGTTCCTCGGACACAACGACGTCGGCGTCTCTCTCTACGACTGCGCGACCGGGGCCG
This is a stretch of genomic DNA from Acidimicrobiia bacterium. It encodes these proteins:
- a CDS encoding PRC-barrel domain-containing protein; translated protein: MTDIWSYEEDLVDVVQSISGFDVEARDGRIGTIDDATLDVGSSYIVVDTGPWIFGKKVLLPAGLIEAIDLDEEIVYVDRTKEEIKKAPELPEGSFRDDAYRVDIATYYASGPLTF
- a CDS encoding glycosyltransferase produces the protein MTRLGLSVERAALPTLHFETSHLRRLSGRHGLYEHAEHDVPRRAHGYTTDDNARALVVLSHAALRHDNGARYLLPRCAAYVMQARVRRGWLNRKADSGRWAGDRGPDDTHGRALWGLGALVAAGVLVDEAAAVFANGCDLDSPHPRANAYAALGAVAVLPTGLPCAERMLESAVRCIPRFGSDRAWPWPEPHLTYANARLPEALIAAGSAIEDAGLVEQGIVLLEWLSSVESGAAGFSFTPVGGRGPGDGTPGFDQQPIEAWAMADACLRAYRVTRSAVWLDRAEQAAMWFLGHNDVGVSLYDCATGAGFDGLEDRGVNSNRGAESTLAALGALCVLVDCRLERRGL